TTTTTGGCGCTTGGTGTTGCTGGTGGCGGTTGTGTCCGTTTCTGGCTGGTTGTTCTACCGCCATGGCCCCGATGGGCTGGAGTTCGAGTGGCTGATGGAACCCCAGTTCTATGATGCCAATTCGTTTTATCGGGGGGTTGCCTGGGTGCAGGAGAAGGAGGGCGGCCCGTACAAGCTGATAGACAAGAAGGGCCGTGCCGTGGTCTCGGATTTCCTTGCGAGCTATATATTCGCCAACCCTTTTACCAGCAATCTCGCGACTTTCTGTGGTCCCGGGAACCTTATGGGCTATGTGGACCTCACGGGGAAGGTTGTCGTCCCGCCTCGGTACCAATATGCCGGCATGATTGAGGAGGGGGTTGGTGTAGTGAAGAGCGGCGACCTATGCGGGGTCATTGATGAAAAGGGGCGGATCGTGCTGCCGATCATGTACGAGGAGTTCATCTTCATCTTCGACGCGAACCTGTTCGGGGTGAAGAGCGGGGACAAGTGGGGGTACGTGAACGGCAGGAACGAGGCAATTAGGGATTTTATGTTCGACAAGCCCTCCACGTCGGCTTGCCCCAAAGGGACCTGCGTCGCCGTTCTGAACGGCAAGAGCGGCCTGCTGGATAGGAAGGGACGTTGGGTCCTGCCCGCCTCGTACGACGTCATCTATGGTGTTGTACGAGGGGAGGCGAAGGACAACCCGAAGATCGGGGTCTGCCGCGACGGCAAGGTGGGGTTCGTGGACATGCAGGGCAACACGGTCATTGACTTTCAGTTCCGGGGCAGGGGTTGGCGGAATTGTTACCGTTTTTCCGAGGGGCTGGCGTCGGTGGCTATTTCAGACCCATGGAGCACGAAGGATGCGTTTGGAGTGATCGACGAGACGGGGAAAGTGCTTTTCCGATTTTCCGAGATGCCTTATGGCGTCTTCGGTGATGGGTATATGTTGGTGCAGGGGAATCTGAGGAGGGAGCAATACAAGGGGATGATCGTAGTCCGAGATGATGAGGCAACGTACAGCCTTATCGACCGAACGGGAAAACGTCACCCTCTGCCGACGTGGCTCGAGCCCATGGGAGGGGAAGTTGTGAACGGGACACTGCTGGTGAGGGTGAGGCAAAAGGTGCAACGGTATGAGGACGGGAAATACGGCTATCTGAGTATCCCCACGCAATAGAGGTGCGAAGCGGTAAAAGGGTTTTCTTAGGCGAAGCTTTATCCAAGGGGAGGGAGAAGCACATGTCGATATTTTCTAACCGTGAAGTGGCAGAGAAGTTTTTTAACATCTATTTCAAGGCTCTAGGGCCCAAAAGCATGGACTTGACCGAAAAGAAATTCATTACGCTGTATGAAGGCGGAGATGTCGTTTTTCCTCTGCCGTCTACATTGCCATCACAGTTGGCTACGACGGCTTCGAGCCAGACTATGTGGTCCTTCTTCGGGGACCTGCTATCCAAAGTTTTGGGAGGGGGCTTGAGCACCGCGGTCGATATCGCGATAACGTACGGAAAAAAATTGATGCAGGAGTCGTCGGACTTTATCTACGATAGTTACGTGGAATGGAACGTGAACGTTGCCAAGGACGTCGTCCTGGACGCCGTCACCAAGGGGGAGATAGACATCTCGAAGAGCCGGATTGCTGCGGCCGTTGAGCAGATCGTCAAAGACTTCGTCTTCCCGGACTTCCAGGAAAAGGATGTCTTCTCCTTCGTAAAAACCGAGCTCGTTAAATATAGAGACCAACTTATTCGTTGGGAAGTTTACTATAGGGAGAAGAAAGAGAATTTTTATTCCGAAATTGTGTCCTCCTTGAACGACATCAACAAGATCCTGGCGCATGATGCCCAATATACCGAGGAGCAAAAGCGGGCGATGCTGAAGGAGCCATACGCGGAATTTATCCGCAGCTATACGACGGTGGATGACTTCTACAAAGAAACCGTCGACAAGATTATCGACAACATCGCCGCCAGCGTCAAGGAGCGGTGGGGCGCGGAGGGCGAGTACACCTTCTGGAACGGCAAGGCGGATTTTCTGTTCCGCAAGAACTATTCGGGCGGAAAAACCGACGAGGAGAACGGCCTGAAAGACGGACGGATGGCGGCCTTTCGCCAGATCTACAGCAGTGCGATGTGGTACCTGTCAAAGTTGGGGCAGGGCTGGGCGGAGGAGAAGTGGACGGAGTTC
This portion of the uncultured Fretibacterium sp. genome encodes:
- a CDS encoding WG repeat-containing protein yields the protein MSLKNGPGGSRYFWRLVLLVAVVSVSGWLFYRHGPDGLEFEWLMEPQFYDANSFYRGVAWVQEKEGGPYKLIDKKGRAVVSDFLASYIFANPFTSNLATFCGPGNLMGYVDLTGKVVVPPRYQYAGMIEEGVGVVKSGDLCGVIDEKGRIVLPIMYEEFIFIFDANLFGVKSGDKWGYVNGRNEAIRDFMFDKPSTSACPKGTCVAVLNGKSGLLDRKGRWVLPASYDVIYGVVRGEAKDNPKIGVCRDGKVGFVDMQGNTVIDFQFRGRGWRNCYRFSEGLASVAISDPWSTKDAFGVIDETGKVLFRFSEMPYGVFGDGYMLVQGNLRREQYKGMIVVRDDEATYSLIDRTGKRHPLPTWLEPMGGEVVNGTLLVRVRQKVQRYEDGKYGYLSIPTQ